TTCGCCTTCAGCTATAACCTGCAAAATTGAGAACAtattgttttgttaaggactgttaTGATGTAACTACATCTATACAATcactttaatgttttttgtttttttttttgcttagatgttatttcaaaacagattttttaaaacacacctgACTTGTCCTAAACTTGTATTATTTCAGATGTTAGTAACAGAACACGTGTCCACAGGAAGGCCTTTGTAATTGCACTGCTGTAAATTATATTATTTCATCATTGTATTTCAAATTGCTGCACAAAGGCTATagtatttttttctaataatgTGCATTTTGAGATctactttttatattttatatatatatttttttttatatacatttccaAATTAATCTGCGTAAAATTACTGCGTAAAATTAAAGTTTGATTTAACAATAGAGACTAATGGCTCTGTCACACAACTCTGGGCAATTACAAAGCCTTAATAAGAACACCACGATAACCCCACAATTAGGAGATTAAGTGCTCATGCAGAGCAGAACAAAACTGCTAATTAGAGAAATCTCCTGCACAGCTGACTGCTTGTTTAATGACAAACTGGATGTGATTTAGCACAATAAATGGACTGTAacttaaaatattaattaaaaattgACTTTACTGAACATTATCAATCACATctaagaaatcaaccaatcacagttacAGATTATTCTGAATACATGTTGAATAGCCCGATTTACGATTTTTCATTTATGTGATTTACAAAAAGTTTAATAAACTGTCCATAGGGTGTTATTACAAGAgatgtcattttgcagtttgagTCCAGAACTCCTGCCCATGCTGCAATTATCAAATTGAATTATTAAACTCTGCTGTGTACATAGTTAAATCCACCTCCTGTCTATCCAAAAGCTTGAATGAATAAATTACCAGACCACTTTACTTACACCACTTGACCCAGGCTGAGGCATTTCAACATTTTTGATCAGCTTTTGATCTTTctttttagatttaatgacttttAAGTTTAGTAAAATAACTGACGtcttctatgtatttttttcttcataacaTGTTTCTAGGAGTTTGTTCATTTTAGTAGGAATCCTTTTGAACTCTTTGTTTAACAGGTCCACCGACCTGTTTTTCATACACAGCCTGACACAACAAAAAGTACATAAGAAGGCACTCTGATATGACATATCAGGTAGTCAAGGGACACTTAAAGACACAGAGGGTATTTCCTCACTGTTTTGATAGAATGTCAAAACACTGAAAAAGGTAGACCCCTCAAGTTCCATTCCAGCCCAAATATTTTTCCCAACCaggctaaattattattaattgagcTGCCTATGAAGTTTATAGGAACAAAGTCCCTGAGTTGCTAACCCCTGGTTTACCGGTTGGCCAGCTATTGCACCAGACAGCATGCTCACCCTATAAGGATAGCTCCATTCTCCCTCTCCATTGATGTTCACCCCTCGCACTCTGAAAAGATATTCTGAGCAGGGGTTCAGGCATCCTACTTCAAAAGTGCAAGACTTTATTCCAGGAAAAAGGCCCCCTTGCTCTTGTGACAAAGACATCCTGGAATCATTAGAAACCACTTGAAACTGGACATCAAAAACGTCAGTGTTTTCTCCAATTGGGACCATCCAGTAAATCTGCAGACAAGAATACCGATCAAGAATGGTATAGAGAATTTAGTATTCTGTTTATAATGGAAAGTTTCAACTATTCCTGTATGGGGAAAGTGTTTGGTCAGCTTACAGTTCTGAAATGTCTTCTGACTAAGTGCAATCTGTTTAAACCTGTCTATTGAATCTTTGAGCATTAAAATATACCCGCCCACCCCCCCAATGATAAGGCATACATATTCAGCACATGTTCATACCTTTGCAGTATCTTCAAGCACTATGTGCTGGTAGATGATTGGTGGTCTGGGCAGCAAGAAGTCTTGTACTTTTACTGAGAAATTCCTTGAAGAGGGAAGAGCTTCCAGGTCATCGTGGCTCCTGTCAGTGTGACAGTGGAAGGTGTTCATCCGACTGTGGTCTTCTTGATAAGGCGGAGTGCTTCTCGGCCTTTTCTCCTGTCTTCTCACCATTTTGAAGCTATCTTCTCCTTTCACCTGGACAACCTTATTGGGTGGCACTGTCGGAGGCGACTTGGAGACACGCTTGTACTGTTTCGGCTCTGGGGAGTATGTCTTGGTCATGGTCTCAGTGGCCTCTGCCTGGACCAAGAACTCAAGAGGCTCAGGTGGATATTTGTTATTGATGTATAGCTTTGGTGTTCTGGGTCTCTCCTCTTCTTTATCATGATAAAGATTACTTTGAAGAAGATCAATCAGATCTTTTGAAACATTTCCAAATCCCAGTCTAAAGCTCTTGTAAGGGTCTTCTTTCAGTTCATCCTCAGGTACGTAGAGCTCATCTACAATGCTGACCACCTCTGACGTCAGGTGGTTAACAGACTGCAAGAAAGCCCCTTGGTTGTGTTCCTTCAGAGCTTCCTTGCAGTACAGAAGCAAACCCTCCAGAGGATACAGCTTCTTGGAGGAATGGCTGATGAAGCTCTCTACTCGCTCCACTCTTTCTGCTGCCTGCTTATTCATTGTGTCAATCAGCAAGTCTTCAAAGTCCCCAAGTATCTTGTGTAAGTCCAGGAACCCTTCACCGACTCTTTTGTGTGTTTCAATTTTGCTGTCTTTTATTTTGATTAGTAAATTGTTCATGTCTATGATGTCATTTTCGCATGAATGCTTTGCTGAAGAATGACAAGTAATAAAAACAGACAAGAAAACCTTTTTTATCAACACTTTTACAAATACCACTGAAACTTGGGGCTAGACTAGCAGTCTTTTAGTAaaaattttaaatgaaaactatacaccatttctctttttttgttccAACTTGATGGcatattattttatgtaaattGCGCTTACAAAAATCTTAGCTTAAATGACATTCTATCCCCTCAAAAAGCTTTGTAATGGACACACCTCAAGCTCAAACTTACTATGCACCTTCTCCTGTGGTTCAAAGTGTTTGACTGCCTATGCCCCCTCAAAAAAACTGGTAACCTGTTATGatcattttacacttataatttgATTATCCATATCAATCAATTTACCCTTCCCCGATTCCAATTAGTTGAATAAGCCCCTTACTTTCAAAACAACTTCATTTTTCCGATGTTCCTCTATGTAAATATTTATGACGACAAATGTTTGCGTACATTAACTATACATACATTGTCTATAAACTCAATGGAGTTATTATGCATGCATATTTTGTGGATTCTaaattcttgaaaatgtattgatCACATTCATGCAAACATGGTCTGCTCAAAGGAATTGACAGTAAAATACATGATAGTGCTTAATATAAGAACTTTCTTCAGCCAAATCCTATACTGTGCACACCATACTGTCAGCATGGCATCTGTAGAGTGGTCTAATTGAATTACAGCATGAAATATCATATTCAAACATACAAGGTAACGTCACTTGCCTATTTCTGAATGTGTCACGATTTCAATAAGGTGTCCAGATTCCTCAGAGTAGGCCTCCTGAACACtaattgctgtgtgtgttttgtggccaGTGACTGTGCACTCTTTGCAGACAGGGGTTTTGTCAGTAAGACAGTAAAAAGTCAAGGTTTTTTCAGGGTGATAGAAGCATGAAATTGGATCTGACTTTTTGTTTACAGGATCAGTCAGGAAGTGAGCCTGGAAGGCGGGGTGGCTGTGGATCCTCTGCAGACATTTCTTGCAGAAATTCAGCTTGCAGGTTTTACAATGCACGTGAGCCAAGCTTCTTTGCTTTAGGCAAAGCTCACAGTAAATGTTGTTGTCTTCCGCACCTGCCGGGCTCTTTTTGGAACTCTCTTGGGAGTACCTGCTAATGATGTTGCAAAGCAAGTCGTTTTTTGGAAAGAGCTGGATGTCGTTCTTACTGAAGTTGAACTCTGACTTGCACACAGGACACGTGGCAGAAGAACGTCCGTATATGTCGCCGCAAGTTTGCTTTTTAATCTTTTCCACACAACTCCCACACAAGCTGTGATGGCAGGGTAGTAACTGGGCTTGTTCGCACAGATTCTCACAGCTTGGGCAGGTAAGTTGTTGATACAAATGTTTTTGTTCATTGTTCGAATCCTTCTGTtgaccttttgtttttttaatggaccTGCAAAGTAAATTAGAGCACTTAATTAATACACTGGCTCTTCACATAACATATAGGTTATTGTGGTATTATGGACATTTACTGTATCATTACATAATGTGTCCCAAAGCTTGTCCCAAACTCCTTAGAGTTAGGACTCAACGTAAAATTACACACTTGCTGTTTGAATTGTCAGGGCTCAATTTATCCGCAGATTTTTTCTTCCCTGTTTCCTTGCCAAAGCTCGTTGGAGGGGATGATTTTGGCCGCTCTTCTGTTCTTCTCTTCCACCATTTATCTTCTAATTTCCGTTCACTCTGCGACATCTCGCTTCACAACCAGAAGAGCTGTTGATTTTAAACACCACGTGGAATGTTAGTTATCGCTGGCAGGTGCcgaaataaatactgtacctaTGTCACCCACCACGTTTAAGAGTTCATAtaattccaaattaattaattaattagttccatgttctgtgaaaatgaaattaaaaatgaaagtgaaacatgtttttcaagtttgttttattttaattcattcgTGTACCTTAAATTAATCgcgaaaaaaaaactttaccgaTAAAGTTCATCCAGAATATGCACATATACAGTTATTTGGGTAATTAATTATGTAtctattacaaaataaattaattaatgctGGACACGGCAGTGTGTTCTAGAACACCTCCTCCTTTATCCCGAATGTTCCAAAAATGCTTTCGTCACCGTACCCATCTGTTTATCCAAAGTTaatcataaataaacatataaaacatgtagTAGAAAAACGGTACTGTATTTAGCTGACCGATTGCAGTAAcgattatttatttgtgtatttattatggTTCTGTTTTGCATACTtcaatttttttatgttttaagatCCACTTTTCTCATTACTTTACATCGTAAATTTACACTATCGGGGCCAACTTGTGTCAAAGCCACCATGATGTATCCAAGTGTATGGGGCTAATAATATACCGGAGTAACtcgatttatttgatttatatcATGGAGACGGTTAGATTAGATTAATTATTTGAAAACTTTACAAGAAATAATAGAGCCAGAGCCCATACAGTATTGTTTGCGAAGTCACACTTTCTTTAGTCCACTTACCTTATTCTGGCATGCAAATGAATTGTTACAACGCGTTGACGTGCATGGATCTTAAATAATCCATACTGAGTACTACCACGCTTCAAATATCTTAGAAATCACTCGCAACAGACCAGTACGTGGTCAACGCTGGCATTTCTATCCACTCACATTCCTGCAGCCCTCTGAAATGACTGTACCCGCAGTTTACAGTATCGGATCATAATAATACACCTACTTCATCATAATTGCCTACTATTACTCCCTGTACCTAAAAACGGACAGGGACCGTAGTGTATTATTAAAACAAGCTAAGAAAATACCCATCGTAGTCAAATTCAAGGCGTGGTAGTggttattattatacacaatattttgattaataaaACGAGATATTTAGGCACCAGTACTattgtatttatgcatttatttagagGTATGCTTAGCTGGCTCATATTACAACTAAATTACTCCGAGAGCACTATCACTGTAACGTGTTATTTACGTCATAATGCACACAAAAGCAGGTAGTGTATAAACGCATCATGCGAATTCACACAATGGATGCTTATGTCTTTTAGAGCACAGGCTAAAGTAAATATTGTGATTCCCTCTCTCTAGTATCTCATATTATTAATACTACTGTATGTGATATGGTGATTtctagtactgtgtgtgtgtatactatgTGTTGAGTCAAACCTATAGGTATGACTGCAGCTGCCTTATGTGTTTTTCAATTCAATGATTAAAAGGTGTCTTGAAAGTTGAAAAGCTCGACAAAAATGAATTATAGTAAGGCTTCCAGTTATTAGCtgtgaaaaaaaagtgtaaaatgttAAGTCTGAAAGCTAGCCAAGTTTTACACCGCTGTTACAGGTTAATTGATATTCAGATgctgattgattttatttttttttatttttttttatttgtcagtaaAGGTGAAACAAACAGTACAAATAGCCTCAATGTTGATGTTATTATATTAGCATTGTTATCTTTTCTATATCTCTATATGCTGCAGTGAATGGTTGTTTTGTATTTCGTGCTGTTGAGTGTGTTATAATTGTTATGCCTGGCTTATTCACTTATTAGGGACACCCCACATTTCCGTTTGCCTCTCAGTGCAGTTTAAAATCAGAGCTGCGACTAGTCACAACATCtcaatgacatcacaatgcctttctgtttgcctcacagtgctgtggcagtgGGCTGTTGTCATCGTGGGGTGAAGATGCATTGATCTAGTTTGTGTGTGCTCCAAATTCATCCATCCAATCATTCACACAAAGCTTCAGCTGAATCCTAAAACCAGTTTTTATTGGCCGATGTACAGAAAGTGCTGTtgtgaccaaaaaataaataaataaataaataaattaaacctaaaaaaaataaaaataaatacattttacacattttacagagttggcatttttaaatatactttttttttttttaatctattacaACAGACATTTTATAAGTCATGATTATATGTAAAACGGTCAAAACCTGACAATGCAAACTTAAAAAGCTAAAATATCATGGACCGAGGATCACAACAGAGTCATCACAAGCACATGAATTAAGCATATGTATTCCTATTACTCATTGCAACAAACTTCACTTGTAatcagtggcactggaaccatttttaaagtgggggtgctgaaagccattgaacaaaactgtaaccccagtatatgatggaagccatgcaaagccagggggtgCTACCGCACCCCTGCTTGTAATCTATACATAGTTTCAGAAAGTATATTCTCTCAgctaaatcaaatggtaaaaacacCAAGAGAGATCCAGTCATAACAATGGACCCCTCTGTCATTGCTATGTATAAAAGCTATTTCAGTGCTTTTAATTAAACCGAGACCGGAGTCTTTTCTTTCTAGTACTACATGTAGTAATGACAGGAGGCCACTGATTTAAATGCgtaatgttaaatattacatACCCACGTACGGAGAACTGCCCTTTTAAAATAGTATTCTGGTAAAGTGTAGCCAGAAGTTGTATcagtgaatgtacagtataaaccaaCTTTGTGAAAACTGGTTGAAGGGATATGAAAAATCACGGGGCAGGAGCGGCAGTTGATTTCAACTTGTTTTTTAAGGTCTTACTTCTGATCATGCAGGACTCACGCTACTTGTATACTGTGTGTTTGGATACTGGGGATTTTCTTTTGTGTGTCTCATACTCTTTTTTCCATATCCATGATAAACAGAGAGACACATATTTGCTAGAAGTTAAGAAGGACGTAATGTAAATATATAAACCACTCAACCTTAGAGTTACTGTCTAATTGTAACTATCCTAACTGGTATTTACAgaacagcataaaaaaaaaaaaaaaaatcggtctCTTCACTTGAAATGTGTCAGCGTGaactaccagaaaaataaatatatttacataaataaataaatcactaaaCATTTGGTAAAAAGTTACATGAAAAACAACGacgcaaaaaaaaaccaaaaaaacttctGCATAAGAATTCTGAATTCTTtttgcttaaaataaatacagctcaTTTGGTAATTTAAAATTTTACAAAGTCTGTAAATAAAATATCATATATATTCCATTGACGGATTGAAGATATTAAAAGATCGCAACTTTTTATTAACAAAGTTTATATGAAAGAAAACACTTATAGGTTTACACGATAGAAGGGTGCACAATAGCCTATATAATGCATACAAGAGAACTTTGCTTTCTGACCTCATGGGCTACCGAACAGGTGACAAAACAATACGTTACAAAAGTCACAGGTTGACAAACTGCTTTGGACCCAGACAATATGTGAAAAAGCTATTAACAGGCATAATTTCTATATACagtactagctgaagtacccggcattgcccggggaaattcaatatttaaatatttcatgcatgacaaattggggaacatagccttatggtttcctataagttaccgatcttgggtgtcgcacaatacgcacggacccctttcccttttttcaacttctttttttgtttttggttttttccattttaaattttaattgtttttgtttttggttttgtgggtttctttaatttgagatacacggctactgtagtgatccagcaatagggttactaaataaagtaccccgggggtcaaaatgttggatccaaacatagccctcgaccttcccctggatgaaagaggaggtcatgcaaagtttggttgcactggctcctacggggtccgaatgcataaattaacaaacagacagacaaactttattctttatatattaagaagaTATTGAAGAAGTTCAGACAAAGACTACAGATTGTTTAACAAGACTGATCCAACACCTTTAAGAAAACCTTAGTGCAGGTCCACGAAGATTTAAAGAGTGGGCCCAGGTGGATTTTAAAAAATCCAGTGTTGGGGGATTCATGTAGGCCAGTTTAGttgaagcatatttaaaaatcaattaaagtaATTtgagttaataataaaaaaatgaacacatttcagCCAGGAGTGGGAGTACAGACAGATTGAAACATTTGCAGAAGAAAAAAtgctgtcattaaaaaaaaaaaaaaaaaaaaaactgctgcatgAAATATGCAAATGAAAACCTTTGTCCTATATTGCAGTAAAATTAAAAAGTGGGTTACCATAAAAACAGTGCAGTACACTTTCCTAGCCAGCAGAGGACAACATTTTATAAGGTGTGAGGTTTCTGTCTGCCGAGTTAAACATGTAATTACAGGGAAGcgtcctaattaaaaaataaaataataataaaaaaaaatcccacgtAGGACTTTATCTCCTAgaaagtccttttttttttttttttaattggcactaggaCACTTCTGTATGTGATAGACTACTCATAGGCGTAATTTACATGAGGGACATGTCCCCTCACcttttcattatttcagatagaataatctttatgcatgcatcagctacagaaactTCTCCCCCACTTTTTAAACCAAAGTCACACCACTTCACTAACTCAGAGTCTTGCTAATGAATCAGTAGCCTTAGAAACAAGCAAAGATGCTATAGGTGTTTCAGGGGTGGTGGAGAGGAAAGGTTGTCTAATAACGTAGTGTTGAGTTGTCCCACTCCAGCTGCTCTCTCCTCCTGCCGTCGCGCTGGCCCTCCATGGTCACTGCCTCCTCGTCATCGCTGACGTCTGATTCCGCACTCGTGATGTCATCTTCCTCCAACtcgtcttcctcctcctcttcctcttcatcGCTCTCTTCATTAGCCTGCTGCGGCTCTTCATAGTTCTAGAACACACAGGAGATGTAGCAACGATAAAGCAGGTTACATCTTGTGAAGTTTAacttattattaattatatatttttcatacacTGAATAAATTAATCCTTAATTTTATTTACCCATAATTTATCTTCAGATATGCCACAAcatcatttatttagttattatttttattttttttggtgtattcaggataaaaaaaaacatactcaaTATTACCATGCTTTGAAAGTAACTAACATAATTGATTAAATATTTACCAGTATCggtaatatatattttcatttttttcaataatgCTTACGTTTACATAGATAAAGGTTTGCACAAGATACTTCTCTTTAGtggtagctttttattttttattatccatTGTGGTTGTCTTACAAAGACCCGATGGAATAGCATGCTGATTTCAATGGAATCTCTTTGAAATAACGCCACTGAAACAGAAAAAGCTCTATAAAGCAAATTCTTATGGGCTTGTCGGtgtagttttattttcctgtCACTGAACTCAATGGCTAAGCAAACTGCGTTGTACATTTGACATAGTAAAATCGCCAAAGGTTAGAATGGCTGGATATCACCCCCGCTACACACAGCTCTGTGATGCactgtatacaaataaataaatgggaagATACTCTTTTTTTAATACGtaagtattagtattagtaaatCAGTGTAACTTTATGCTACGTATAAGATCTACACATATCCTTTCTttagctaaataaatacaaaaaatgattaGTCTCCAAATTAACAGATCTGTATTCACATCCACTTTGTAACTATTTTATTATTCCTTCAAAACCCATTTCAGACAGGATACTGTACGAAATCTTCAAAAGAAGAAAGTCATTAACCAACCACAGGATATCTTTCCTGATGCTTTTTGGTTTGTGAATATGCCTCAGAATGGGGCCAATCAACACTGTAAATTAGTAGCAGTTTTGACTGGTTCCTTGTTTCAGAATCACATTTCTTCTAAATCAGGTCGACCAAGAATAGCAGCATATTGAGACTGTGGTTCTATAATCTAAAAACCTCTTGGCCTATACCCTGTACAAGACAGACCTGCCGACAGGATCTTCCTGCTCTGGTCTATACTGTCAGGTCCTTTTCCATGCCGAATGCTACCTTCACGCTGCACTGAAGAACCAGTTGAAAGTTACAATAGGTGACTCAAGGGACTGCGTGGTGTATCTAACTAGCTCG
The DNA window shown above is from Acipenser ruthenus chromosome 17, fAciRut3.2 maternal haplotype, whole genome shotgun sequence and carries:
- the LOC117423233 gene encoding tripartite motif-containing protein 42-like: MNNLLIKIKDSKIETHKRVGEGFLDLHKILGDFEDLLIDTMNKQAAERVERVESFISHSSKKLYPLEGLLLYCKEALKEHNQGAFLQSVNHLTSEVVSIVDELYVPEDELKEDPYKSFRLGFGNVSKDLIDLLQSNLYHDKEEERPRTPKLYINNKYPPEPLEFLVQAEATETMTKTYSPEPKQYKRVSKSPPTVPPNKVVQVKGEDSFKMVRRQEKRPRSTPPYQEDHSRMNTFHCHTDRSHDDLEALPSSRNFSVKVQDFLLPRPPIIYQHIVLEDTAKIYWMVPIGENTDVFDVQFQVVSNDSRMSLSQEQGGLFPGIKSCTFEVGCLNPCSEYLFRVRGVNINGEGEWSYPYRVIAEGEVD